Proteins from a genomic interval of Zingiber officinale cultivar Zhangliang chromosome 2A, Zo_v1.1, whole genome shotgun sequence:
- the LOC122042452 gene encoding transcription factor MYB78-like — MTCEVNACGSGTAIGEEEVGLRKGPWSVEEDLLLMNYIADHGEGQWNSLARCAGLKRTGKSCRLRWLNYLRPDVRRGNITPEEQLLILELHSCWGNRWSKIAQYLPGRTDNEIKNYWRTRVQKHAKQLRCDVNSKQFEDVIRQLWMPRLAEKIRAATYSSALANATSPTAQESPAEGNLEPGQATTRPQDSNSSKDSSASLNNCTTAEWSDGWAESLLSGGAYEESTMADMEQSLWSVEDIWLLQELC; from the exons ATGACGTGCGAGGTGAATGCTTGTGGCTCCGGGACAGCGATCGGCGAGGAGGAGGTGGGGCTGAGAAAAGGGCCGTGGAGTGTGGAAGAGGACTTGCTGCTGATGAATTACATTGCTGATCATGGAGAAGGCCAATGGAATTCATTGGCCCGTTGCGCAG GGCTGAAAAGAACAGGGAAGAGCTGCCGGCTCCGGTGGCTTAACTATCTCCGCCCGGACGTCCGGCGTGGTAACATCACTCCGGAAGAGCAACTCCTCATCCTCGAACTTCACTCTTGTTGGGGAAACCG GTGGTCGAAGATAGCGCAGTATTTACCAGGGAGAACAGACAACGAGATCAAGAACTACTGGAGGACGAGAGTGCAGAAGCACGCAAAGCAGCTCCGGTGCGACGTCAACAGCAAGCAGTTCGAGGACGTGATACGTCAGCTGTGGATGCCCCGGCTGGCCGAGAAAATCCGGGCGGCGACCTATTCCTCTGCGCTGGCAAACGCCACCTCCCCGACGGCTCAAGAATCTCCGGCAGAGGGAAATTTAGAGCCGGGTCAAGCAACGACTCGGCCGCAGGACTCCAACAGCTCTAAGGACTCGTCGGCTTCCTTGAATAACTGCACGACGGCGGAGTGGAGCGACGGCTGGGCAGAATCGCTTCTAAGTGGTGGAGCTTATGAGGAATCGACGATGGCGGACATGGAGCAGAGCTTATGGAGCGTGGAGGACATTTGGTTGCTGCAAGAGCTTTGTTAA